One Heptranchias perlo isolate sHepPer1 chromosome 2, sHepPer1.hap1, whole genome shotgun sequence DNA segment encodes these proteins:
- the LOC137332850 gene encoding probable G-protein coupled receptor 139 yields MDRNPGTTDWNISTMDRNPGTTDWNISTMDRNLGTIDWNSPLWTFQFVYLLYDSLAFEERALYVILGLQVIYYPPLAAVGVSVNLLAIVTLSRGKCGLSKCVTRYLVAMAAGDLMVIIFDLILRQIPIAYASHFRFLYSIPLCNIHAVLLFAATDCSVWFTVTFTFDRFVAICCEKLKTKYCTERTAAVVLGTVILLSCLKNISWYFMLTGGYQLHNTPWFCLVTISVLESRVWGVIELLQYILTPGVPFVLILLLNAFTVRFILVASRARRRLRGHSSGESPRDPEMESRRKSIILLFLISGNFILLWALLLVYSIWNRMFYLGFESVFLSQLILELGYMLQLLSCCTNTFIYAVTQTKFREQLKNVVKYPFIASVQIIKS; encoded by the exons ATGGATCGGAATCCGGGAACAACAGATTGGAATATTTCAACAATGGATCGGAATCCGGGAACAACAGATTGGAATATTTCAACAATGGATCGGAATCtgggaacaatagattggaacagCCCATTATGGACTTTTCAATTTGTGTATCTACTCTATGATTCACTGGCATTCGAGGAGCGGGCACTTTATGTGATTCTTGGTCTACAAGTAATTTACTATCCTcccctcgctgctgttggtgtctCTG ttaacttactgGCGATTGTGaccctgtctcggggaaagtgcggtctctccaaatgtgtcactcgctacctggtggcgatggcagCGGGGGATTTAATGGTCATTATCTTCGATCTGATACTCAGACAGATTCCGATTGCTTATGCGAGTCACTTTCGTTTCCTGTACTCCATCCccttgtgtaatatccacgccgtcctgcttttcgcagccacagactgttctgtctggttcaccgtcactttcacctttgatcgatttgtggccatttgttgtgagaagctgaaaactaaatattgcaccgagagaacggcggctgtggttctgggaacagtgattttgctgagctgtttgaagaacattTCCTGGTACTTTATGCTCACGGGTGGGTATCAACTTCACAATACGCCCTGGTTTTGTTTGGTAACAATCAGTGTTCTGGAATCacgtgtgtggggagtgatcgaACTCCTGCAGTATATCCTCACCCCGggggtcccatttgttctgattctgttgctcaatgctttcaccgtcagattcattttagtggccagcagagcccgcaggagactccggggtcacagcagtggggagagtcccagagacccagagatggagagcagaaggaaatccatcattttactgtttcttatctcggggaatttcatactGTTATGGGCATTGTTATTAGTGTATTCTATATGGAACCGAATGTTTTatttggggtttgagtctgtattTCTATCTCAGTTGATACTAGAACTGGGatacatgctccagctcctgagttgctgcacaaacacttttatttatgccgtgacccaaacgaaattcagagagcagttgaagaatgtggtgaaatatcccttcatTGCAAGTGTTCAAATCATTAAATCATGA